In Pedobacter sp. WC2423, the following are encoded in one genomic region:
- a CDS encoding SDR family NAD(P)-dependent oxidoreductase gives MENKSKIALVTGGSRGLGKNMALKLAEKGIDVIITYLSKEEEANQVVAQIKEAGQKAIALRLDTGEPKSFDPFFEQLQGVLKDTFQTDKFDFLINNAGVGHNTLIKDMSEEVFDQLMNVHLKGVYFLTQKALGLLNDQGGIVNVSTGLTRMSMLGYSAYASMKGAIEVFTRYLAAELGTRGINANSIAPGAIETDFGGGAVRDNEQINQHISGITALGRVGLPEDIGGIVAFLCTPDAKWITAQRIEASGGMSL, from the coding sequence ATGGAGAACAAAAGTAAAATAGCATTAGTCACTGGCGGTAGCCGCGGACTAGGTAAAAATATGGCACTTAAACTTGCAGAGAAAGGTATTGATGTCATTATTACTTATCTGAGTAAAGAAGAAGAAGCAAATCAGGTGGTTGCACAAATTAAAGAAGCGGGGCAAAAGGCAATAGCTCTTCGGCTGGACACAGGTGAGCCGAAGAGCTTTGACCCGTTTTTTGAACAATTACAAGGAGTGCTTAAGGATACTTTCCAAACAGACAAATTTGATTTTTTAATCAATAACGCCGGGGTGGGGCACAACACTTTAATTAAGGATATGAGTGAGGAAGTATTTGATCAACTGATGAATGTACATTTAAAAGGGGTTTACTTTCTGACACAAAAAGCACTGGGGCTGTTGAATGATCAGGGTGGGATTGTCAATGTTTCCACTGGTCTTACCCGGATGAGTATGCTGGGGTATTCCGCTTATGCGTCGATGAAAGGGGCAATTGAGGTTTTCACGAGGTATCTTGCCGCAGAACTGGGTACCAGAGGTATCAATGCGAATTCAATAGCACCAGGAGCTATAGAAACTGATTTTGGAGGCGGGGCTGTGCGTGACAATGAGCAGATTAATCAGCATATTAGTGGAATTACTGCACTTGGACGTGTTGGACTTCCGGAAGATATTGGTGGTATTGTTGCTTTCTTATGCACTCCGGATGCCAAATGGATCACTGCACAACGTATTGAAGCTTCAGGAGGAATGAGTCTCTAA